CAACTGCTGTGATCCtctatagtttttcttttccaagcTATCAGTTGAAGTACAAGTTCATGCCAAATATTTGATCTGCACAGTTGTTTTACTTTCACATCcaggttttattttatttttctttatcaagtAAAATAACTGAAGAGTAATTAACATACCTGCGGCGCCGTTTTTCAAGAAAATGTTGCAGTGACAGCTTCCTTGCAATTGGGAGGTCTGGAAAGGAAATTATATTAGTTGGTTCCATGATAATCCTTATAAGTTTTTGTGTCTTATAGGAAATGGGTTCATCGATATGAACAAGTACCTGAAATTAAAGGTGGCCATTAATATGAATATCACATAACGACATGAAATTCTGCAGAATTATCGATTGTACTGGTTGTCTTATATTACTTcagttttgtttttgtttttttttttttgctcttTTTAACTGATAACTGACCAAAGTCTCatgtaaataattatgaaaatttgaTAAGGATTTATTATATAGGAAAGAAGTTCAGCAATTTACCTGTTTGTAACTTGCAAGCTGATGTTGAATCCGTTGGTTTCTTCACTTCTGCTTTTGGCTTTTCTGTGGCCATTGGTTTTGACACACAGCTTTCACCAGCAAGCAGCATAATGGCTTGTGCCTATAAGAAATGCCGAATTATTGGCCATGACCTTGCAAAAAATTAAGCAATATACTAATACTAAGTTTTTTGTGGCCTGACccaaatttaattaagttgtCACCTTATCAGCAGGAATATTGTCATAAACATTGACTTCTCCTGCATAGAATATTGTGAGTTGTGCTGTTGATGAGGATTTTCCATTACTTTGAGATTGCATCGGATGACTCCTGTTTATGCATATACCAAAAGATTATATATCATGGGATTTAAGTGATTGTTCTGGAACTGCCGGTTCCCGTCCGACTATGAGTATGAACTACAGTCGAATTTGTTCACAGTTTTATGCCAGTTCATGAATCGAAACTGTTGTCGCATCCAGTTTCATAGTCGGATTTATTCACAGTTTTAAACCGGGCATGTGGCAAAGTCTAGCTAAAGTTTTCACCACAAAGAGTAGCTATAGTGAAAAAGAGGATATCTTGCAAAATATGATATTGCACAAAAAACATTCTGAAATTATTGGATGTGAATGATCAATACCTAATTCCAGGAAGCAACTTTTGTTCAAGGAAAGAAGCGTGCCGGGGAATATGGCTACCAAACTTAGGTGGTAGTAGAGGGCCTCCTGAATGTTTTCTCCTGATAAAAACTTCTGATTCTTCCATGTTTGTTTTGCCCGTGTTATTTTGAGGTTTGCAGAAAAGATATTTCCTAAACATGGATAGGGTTTGAGACATGTCATTTGTTTGCTGGTGCTCTTTCATGGCTACTTTATCAAGACAAGAGGTAAATGGATCAATATCTTGATCACTAAACTGGGCATCTAATAAGtgaatctttctttttgtttcttcaaACATACCATTCCTTGTGGGAGTACTATTGCAGGACATATccataaaatagtaaaacaaCTCTGAACCTGCGACATCAGGAAGGAAATTTATCAAGGAAGGAAGACTATTAAGGACATGATCAAGATGTAAAGCCACAGcctaaaaagaatacaaaatgaACCCAAGATATAGCATCAAATTAACAAATGTAAGGAAAAGCTATGATTATTTAACAGTAAGATAGTGAGAGATGTGTGTACCTGTAAACTAAGTGGTCCTTAGTGATTTCACCGTTGAGTTAGTTAGAACTGGTAAATGCAATTGAAATGGAGGAGCCTCAAagttatgaatatatatagaaatgatatattttcatCACATATCCATCAAACTAAtagataattgatatatatttattaactttaaataatagaatatgtgaatcattaaatattaaaatataaattttatatatatatatatatatatatatatatatatatatatatatatgtatattattattctgtATATTGTGGTATATACATCAAATCTCGATAGACAATGGATATGCAtgtttatttgataaaaattataaaaattggcTTGAGCCTTGCATTATTCGAGCGAAGAAGTAGAGTTTCATCTTGCTTTTTTcttctataaatcaattaagaaTGTATGGAAACaatttaactattaatatCACATATATTCAACCCAATTAACtacttattttgataatcttACAATCTTAGCCACACCATTCAATACcactaaattaaaagtttattgatactttaataaagattaatctttaattgaatttttcttaaccACTTAAAAAGTATCATTGTTGTTACACctatttctaatttatataaaaagttctttttttgaaaatttttacataaaaatattgtagtatataattttatataaaaaattacacattaaaatattttatataaattagatttaaattaaataatttttttaataaaacacataaaaatattaaaaattattataattaagcaGATGAAGAGTTTAACAGAGGACATGAGGATAGAAAAGACATTATCCGAGGATAGTCATCTAAGTGGAATCAATTGTCAAACTCATGTCTCTTTGTAATGGAGCAATTATTGGCACAAGAATATTATACGTCAACATCATACAAAATTATGACACCAACAACAGCATTATTTGTTGCTCTTGTTATTTAAATTGGCAATCTTCAATATAAAGAACGCAACACTTATTAGaattaacatttttatatataatattcatggGTTTTTAATGTTCTATAtagtttattagtttatagggtgacacaaaatatataatatatatactttacccatttataaattttatcaataaattaaaccCATGTTTGGAAAGTTATAAAaggaagggaaaaaaaaaggataaatcaaataaattggtaaatttttcctttttattttctatcccctttgtataatg
The nucleotide sequence above comes from Ricinus communis isolate WT05 ecotype wild-type chromosome 6, ASM1957865v1, whole genome shotgun sequence. Encoded proteins:
- the LOC112536076 gene encoding protein TIFY 10B, giving the protein MDMSCNSTPTRNAMKEHQQTNDMSQTLSMFRKYLFCKPQNNTGKTNMEESEVFIRRKHSGGPLLPPKFGSHIPRHASFLEQKLLPGIRSHPMQSQSNGKSSSTAQLTIFYAGEVNVYDNIPADKAQAIMLLAGESCVSKPMATEKPKAEVKKPTDSTSACKLQTDLPIARKLSLQHFLEKRRRRRTVRSFWGWGFLDIIYADWRNWLLVQWSRCDLMHLVGLVCLSPPPLLVEKPVVVMEVSKRKRQEQICNLMNFVGRWVRVSLDIYW